The Prosthecomicrobium sp. N25 nucleotide sequence GAACTGCCGGACGGTGTGCTGCGCGGCGACGATGGCCGCTGCCGCTGCTGGTGGCAGGCGGGCGCGGACCCGCTCTACCGCGACTACCACGACCGCGAATGGGGCCGCCCGGTCATGGACGACCGCCGCCTGTTCGAGAAGATTGTGCTGGAAGGCTTCCAGTCCGGGCTCGCGTGGATCACCATCCTGCGCAAGCGGGAGAATTTTCGGCGCGCTTTCGCGGAATTCGACCCGGCCGCTGTCGCCCGCTTCGGTCCGGCCGACGTCGAACGCCTGCTCGCGGACCCGGGCATCGTCCGCCATCGCGGAAAAATCGAATCGGCGGTCAACAACGCCCGCCGCGCCCTCGAGCTCCAGGCCGAGTGCGGGTCCCTCGCCGCCTTTTTTTGGCGCTGGCGACCCTCTCCCGAGGATCGGCCCGCGGTGATCGACAAGGCGACCCTCGTCGCCAACCCGACCACGCCCGCATCCGTGGCCCTTTCGCGAGATTTGAAGAAGCGCGGCTGGTCCTTTGTCGGACCGACCACCGTCTATGCCTTCATGCAGGCCATGGGCCTCGTCAACGATCACCTGGAGGGCTGCGATTTTCGCCAAGTCACCGAGATAGAACGATCCCTTATTACCGGTGATCTATTATAATCATCGATAGAACTATTCCGTGTGATCCGGCGTGCATGCCCTAGCGTAAACAACCACGGAGCAGGCAAGGGGGCAGAACCCGATCTCTGCCGCCTTGTTCCTGCTCCGGTCGGTGTTCAGCGTTCTCGCTCGCTGCGTGTTTGCCCGGGTCTCCCCCGACGCTGGCCAAACACGCTGCGGTACCCCCCGTACGTCATCGATCTTTCTTGGGAGGCCATCTGCCCGGTGGCCTCCCATTTTTTTCTTCCCCAACGACGATCTGTTCTGCTTCTGCGCGAATAGATCGTGTCTTCTGCGTTGATCACGCATTCGCCGGCCCGACCTCAGAGGAGGCGAGGCATCGCGTGTGTCGAAGCCCGGACCTTTCGGCTCGAACTTCGGCACTTCGCGGACGACGGAAGCGATCCGCCACGCTGTTCCGTGTGTCGTGGGACCCGACAACCGTCAGGTCGAAGGATCGAACACCCCTGATCCTGAAAAGACCCTACCAGAAACCTCGGAACCTTACTTTAGGGAAACTAGACGATACCGGACGACGATTACCCCTATTTTTGACGCTAAGGGAAACCGCTTAGGTGCCCGCCCGCCGGGCCCGCCGAGGGGCCGCAAGGCGCTGTTCAGGGTGCTGAGGGATCGGCCGGATCGGCGCCAGAAAGGGGGCAGGGCGACGCGGGCCGGACCGCCGTGCCGGCGCTTCAGGGGTGGCCGGCCGAGGCCGTGCCGAGCCTTGCCACGAGGCCGTCCGCCAGTGGGTTGGCGGCATCGAACACGTAGTCGAGCGCCGCTACCGTCACCCGGTCCGCCCCGGACGCGCGCAGGAAGGCGGCGACCGCCGCCACCCTGCCGGGCGCGACATGGAGGGTGAGGACCTCGCCGCCGGTCCCGAACGGTGCCGTGGCGGCGAAGCGCCGGGCCGCCTCGGCCGCCGCGGCCGCCGGTTCGGGAACCCGGGCTCGGACCTCGCGCAGGCTGCGGGCCGCCGCTTCGGCGGCGATCCGGTCCAGGATCGCCGCCGCCTGTTCCCGGGCACGCTCCGACCACCCGGCGGTCAGGGA carries:
- a CDS encoding DNA-3-methyladenine glycosylase I, yielding MIAEELPDGVLRGDDGRCRCWWQAGADPLYRDYHDREWGRPVMDDRRLFEKIVLEGFQSGLAWITILRKRENFRRAFAEFDPAAVARFGPADVERLLADPGIVRHRGKIESAVNNARRALELQAECGSLAAFFWRWRPSPEDRPAVIDKATLVANPTTPASVALSRDLKKRGWSFVGPTTVYAFMQAMGLVNDHLEGCDFRQVTEIERSLITGDLL